The DNA segment TGACCGCCAACGTCAACGTGTTCCGCGAGGAGGGCCGGCTCGAGGAGACCCTCGGCGACCTTCACGAGGCGCGCGAGGCGTACAAGGACGTCGCCGTCTCCGACCCGTCGCGGACGTTCAACACCGACCTGATCCACACGATGGAGACGCGGAACATCCTCGACATCGCCGAGGCGCTCACGATGGGCGCGCTCGCGCGGAAGGAGTTCCGCGGCGCTCACTGGCGGAAGGAACACCAGGAGCGGAAGGACGAGGAGTGGCTCAAACACACGCTCGTCTCGTGGAACGACGGCGAGCCCGAACTCTGGTACAAGCCGACGATCCTCGAGGGCGAGGACAAGACGTACGAGCCGAAGAGCCGGTCGTACTGAACCGTCGGACGCGACGCGGTCGCTTCGATACCGTCCCTCCGTCGCGGTCACCTCGGCGCGACCGCTCCGATTCGGCCGCATCGACACGATCGTCCCGGATCGTTCACGATTTCCTATCCGTCGTCGGTCGAAACGACCGGCGCGTTTCGGCACCGATGCCGACTACGCGTCGGTCCCGCGATCACTGCGTTCCCGTTTTCGGGCGGTCTAAGCCGACTCAGGGCCTTTCCGGTGGTTTTCGACGATCGTTGAATAGGGGATTTATTATCGTCGAACTCGACGCTTCGGACAAGATGATAGAGACACACACCGCGGCGCCGGCCCTGCCGCCGGAGCTGCAGTCGCCGCGCGCGAAGCTCGTGTACCTGTACCTGACGACGAACGGCGACGCGACCGTCTCGGAGATGGGCGACTCGCTCGGGATGAAGAAGATTTCGCTGTACAGCATCCTGAAGACCCTCAAGCGGGAGGGGATGGTGGACTCCGACGGCGACACCTACGAACTGAACTGATCCGGCCCGATCGCCGCTTCTCACCGACGCCCCGTGCCCCAGCGGAGCGTTTAGGGGCTCGCGGGACGCAGTGCGCCCGTGGACGCGAACCAACAGGAGCTCCGGAACCCGTTCGGGATGGACACGGCCTGCGAGAACTGCCCCGAGCTGTGCGACGCGCGGGAGCGCGTCGTCCACGGCTACGGCGACGTGGGCGCCGAGTTCCTCGTCGTCGGAACCGGGCCGACCGCGGCCGCCGAGGCGAACGGCGTGCCGTTCACGGGGTCCGGCAGCGGCGAACGCGTCCAGTCGATCTTCGCCGACCTCGGGTTCGTCCGGTCCGCGCCTGACGCAGCGGAGCCGGACGTCCAGAACGTCTTCTTCACGAGCCTGACGCGCTGCCGACACCCGGAGCGCGAGCCGACCGACCGCGAGGTCGACACCTGCGAGCCGTTCCTCAACGCGGAGATCCGGATGATAAACCCCCAGATAATCGTCCCCGTCGGGGACCGACCGCTCCGCGAGCTCGCGGTCGAGTACACGACGCGGCGCCCGGACTCCTTCGACGTCGACGCCGAGCACGCGACGACGATCCGCGGACGCGGCTTCGAGCTGGTGCCGATGAAGGAGCCGACCGAGATGACCGACGCCGAGGCCGACGCCTTCCGCGAGCACATGCGCGAGAGCGTGTTGAACCGGGACTACCGGCAGACCAAGGGGCGGCAGAGTCGCTGAGAATCGAATCCGAATCGTCGCGACCCGCCGGTGTGGCGGTCCGCTCGCGCGACGGCCCGCCGGCGCCGCGACCCGCCGTCAGTCGTCGAGGTCGACGTCGTCGAGGATCCCCTCTGTCGCGTCCCGGCTGTCCGCGCCGAACGCGCAGTCGATGAGGATGTGCCCGCCGAGCGTCGACGGCGAGATCACTTGGTCTGCGCCGGCGCGCCGGAGCTTGTCCACGTTCTCCCGCTGGGTCACCGCCGCGACGATCCGCACGTCGGGGTTGAGCTGGCGGGCGGTGAGGATGGCGAGCGCGTCTCGCGCGTCGTCCTCGGTGGCGACGACGACCGCGCGGGCGCCGTCGAGGTTGACCCGTTCGAGCGGCTCAACGTCGCTGGGGTCCGCGGTGTACACCGGAATCTCGCGGTCGGCGAGCCGCCGGGCGGCCGTCTCGTCGGGCGTCACCACGGCGTAGTCGACACCGTCGCGCTCGCTGAGTTCTTCGAGTATCGGTTCCGTCAGGTCCCCGTAGCCGAGCACGAGGACGTGGTCGTCGAGGAGGTCTATCTGTCTGTCTGTCATCTTTCCGAGCGCCTTGGAGAGCTGCGCCTCGATGGCGGGCGTGAGGAGGACCCCGAGCGCCACCGCGAACGCGGCGACGTTCATCACGAGCGAGGAGAGCACGAACAGCTGGGCGATGTCGGCGGACGCGCCGGCCTGCGGCGTCACGTCCCCGTAGCCGACCGTGGAGGCGGTGACGACGGTGAAGTAGAAGGCGTCGACGATCGTCTCCACCCCGTTGAACTGGTCGCGGAGCGCGTACGTGCCGACCGTCCCGTACGAGACCGCTGTCACGAGCGCAGCGCCCGCCGCGAGCTGCGTCGGTGACGGGGAGAAGCGCCGGTCGAACCGCCCGCGGTTGTAGACGAGCGGGGGCACCGACAGGACCGACAGCGCCACCAGCGGGAACGAGAGCACCGACGCCTGCATCAGTCCCTGAATCGCGGTCAGCGGCAGCAGGATCGCCGTGGAGTGCCAGCCCACCCGGTAGCCGTTCTTCAGCGCGAAGCCGCTCCCGAGCATCGCGAAGCCGGTGATCGTCCCGGTGAACCCGACCGTCTGACGGACGACGTCGGGGACGAGCGGGGCGAGCGGCCCGTCGACGCCGAGCCCGCCGATCTGGGCAAGCCCCGCGAGGATCGACAGGACCGCGACCGCGAACGTCAGGGCGATGGACGCCCGTACGGTCACCCAGTCGCGGGTCAGCTCCATACCGGCCCGTCGCCGAGGTTTAACTTAAACCCCGCGAGGGCGAAACGGTGTCGGCGTCGAGGGCGGCCGCGACGCGGTCCCCGCGCCGACAGGGGTTTAAGCGCACCGCCGAGTGTGGGGCGTATGTCACTGCCCGTCGAGATCGTCTTCGGGATCTACCTCGGGATCATCACGGGGATCCTGCCCGCGCTGGTCTCTGGGGTGCTCGGTTTCGTGTTCAAGTACGTCACCGGGGTGACGATCCCCGGGCTCGGGGTCGTCGTCCTCGCGCTCGCGATCGCCGGCATCAACGGCGGCCTGCTCGCCCTCAACGACGAGACGATCCGCTCGTCGGAGCGCGCGCCGGCGATCCTCACGGCCATCGTCGTCATTCTGATGATCTCGCTGTACGCGCACGCCCAGGGGGACAAGCTCGGCGCCACCGTCCCCAAGCGGCTCTCGCTCCAGCAGCTCCGCGACCGGACCCTCTCGACGGACGTCGTCGAGCTCGTCGGCGGTCGGGGGCGAGTCACCGTCGACGTCGCCGGCGAGGTGAACGACATGGAGGGGTACCCGCCGCTGCCGGCCGAGACCCGCCGCGCGATCGTCGACGGCGAGTGGACGTTCCCGGCCGACCTCCCGCTCGTCGAGCTGGAGGACCGGTTCGCGGAGCGGCTCCGGACCGAGCTCGACCTGGCCGACGTCGCCGTGCGGATCGACGAGCGCGCCAACGCGACGGTGGCCGCGGCGCCGCCGACCGGCGCGCTGTCGAAGCGGGTCCCGCAGGGGAAGCGCGCGGTGTCGGTTCCGGCGCTCGTCCCGACGGGTATCGCTCGCGGCGACGTCGTGCGCGTGCTCGCGTCCGACCTCAGCGTGGACGGGACCGTGCTGGCCGCCAGGACGAGCGGGAAGCCGGAGCCGGGCGCGTCGAAGTCGGCGACCGACCCGGGGGAAGCGGGAGGCGATCCGCTCGGGACCGAACGGACCGACGCCGAGCCGCGAGGGGACGGCGACCCTCGAACCGACGGCGGCGAGGCGCCCGCGGCCCCGCCGGCCGCGAGCGCTCCGACGACGACCGGGGGGGAGGGACGGGTGACGGTCGCAGTCGACCGGTCGGAGGCGAGCGCGCTGCTGCGCGCGGGTCGGGGGCGCGTCCTCGTCCTCTCCCGCGGCACGCGCCGGGAGTACGAGCTCACGACGCTGCTGCGTCGCGCGGGGAAGCGGTTCCGCAAGGTGTCCGTCGTCCCCGGCGGCCCCCTCGACGGCCACACGATCGGCGAGGTGGGCGTCCGCGAGGCGTACGACGTCGCCGTCCTCGCGGCGCGTCACGACTCGTGGACGATCGCGCCGAGCGGCTCGCAGCCCCTCTCCGCCGAGGACGAGCTGTTCGTCGTGGGGAGCCGCGACGCCCTCAACCGGTTCGCGGAGGTCGCGCGATGATCGCGTCCGCAGTCGCCGTCGCGCCCCCCGTCGATGTCGGCTTCGCGCGGCCGCGGCAGGCGGCGGTCACGCTCGTCACGTTCGCGGTCCTCTCGATACTCGTCGCCGGCGCGGCGGCGCTGACGTACCGGTGGTACTTCCGCGACGAGATCCCCGAGGGGGTCACCGTCCTGCTCGGCGTCTCCGTCGTCGCGTTATACCTCAACACGACCTCGCTCGGCGCGATCGCCGCCGGCGAGAGCCCGTCGCTGCTCGAACCGGAGAGCGTCTTCTTCAACGTCGTCTCGCTCGGCGTCGCGGCGGTGTTCGCTCCGGGCGGGCGGTACGTCGGCGATCGGCTCGCGGTCGACGTGTTCGCGCTCTCGGGGGCCAGGCAGCTCGAGGGCGAGCTGAGCGGCATCGTCCGAGCGGTCGGGCGGTTCACTGCCGTCACGCTCCCGTCGGCCGAGGAGATCAAGGACATGGACACCTACGACCCGGTGTCGCCCGAGAAGAAGGCCGAGATGGCCGAGAAGACCCTGCTGTTCGCGCGGAAGCTCTCCGGCGAGGAGCTCCGCGAACGGCTCGTCGAGCGGGTGAAAAGCGACCACGGCGTCGGGTACGTCGACGTCGACGTCACGGACGACGGCGAGATCGAGTACTTCGCGGTCGGCTCGCGCGCGGCGGGGCTCGGCCCGACGCTCGCGCCGGGGTCGGCCGCGGTCGCCGTGGCCGCGGACCCGCCGAACAACGCGACCGCCGGCGACGCGGTCCAGCTCTGGCGGACCGACCCCGAACCGAAGCGGATCGCCACGGGCGAGCTCCGGGGCGTCGCCGGCGACGCGGCGACCGTCGCGCTCGACGAGTCCGACGCGGAGGGGCTCACGGAGGAGGAGTCCTACCGGATCGTGACGCTCCCGTCCGAGCCGCAGGCCGACCGGGAGTTCGCCTCGCTGCTCCGGAACGCCGACGAGACGATGGCGGCGATCACGGTCGGCGCCGGCAGCGCCCTCGCCGGGAGCACCGTCGGCGACGTCGAGGTCGTCGTCGCCGCCGTCCGACCGGAGAACGGGTCGGTACAGCCGATCCCGCGGCGCGGGTACGCCTTCGGCGCCGGCGACCTGGTGTACCTGGTCGGTCGGCCCGACGCCCTCCGTCGGTTCGAGGCCGACGCCGGCGGGGAGCGGGCGGATCCGTCGAGCGTCACGCCGACGGCCGGCTCCGCCTCCGGACGGGAGGGGGTCGAACCGTCCGAAGAAGCTCCCGAGACCGAACCGTCCGCGGGCGACACTGAGACCGAGCCGGACGACGGGGATCGGACCGACACCGAAAGCGAGGCCGGCGAGGGGACGCAACGCTCTTGAGGCGTCCGTGCGGGGTTCGCGTATGGAGTGGAAGCTGTTCGCGGACCTCGCGGAGACCGCCGGCGGCCGCAACGTCGAGGTCGAGGCGTCACCGGGCGACACGGTCGGCGACGCGCTCGACGCCCTGCTTGACGCGCACCCCGCCCTCCGGGACCGCGTGCTCGAAGACGGAGCGGTGGCCGACCACATCAACGTCCTCCGGAACGGGCGGAGCGTCCGCCACGACGAGGGATTGGAGACGACGCTGGAGGAGGGGGACGAGCTGGCGCTGTTCCCGCCGGTAAGCGGGGGCTCGGTCGGGCGATAGATCGGTCGTTTCAAACGGTCGCGCGTCGCATCACTCGGCATGAGCGACGGCGACGGACACGACGAGAGCGACGGGCATGACGGTGAGCACGGCGACGACCCGCACCGCGAGGAGTTCCACGAGAACCCGGTCGGACACACGCGCGCGACGGCCGACATGACGGTCGGCGAGCTGGTCGAGGGGTACGGCGACGCCGGGATCGGCGCGGCGTCGGTCAACGAGGCGGGCGACGTGCTCGCGGAGATGTTCGCGAACGAGGACTGCACCGTCTTCCTCTCGCTGGCCGGGGCGATGGTCCCGGCGGGGATGCGTCGGATCGTCTCGGACCTCATCCGCGACGGCTACGTCGACGCCCTCGTGACCACGGGCGCGAACCTCACCCACGACTCGATCGAGGCGATCGGCGGGAAACACCACCACGGGCGGACCCACGACCCCGAGAAGAGCCTCCGCGAGCACGACGAGGGGCTCCGCGACGAGGGCGTCGACCGCATCTACAACGTCTACCTCCCGCAGGAGCACTTCGCCGCGTTCGAGGGCCACCTCCGCGAGGAGGTGTTCCCGGCGCTGGAGGCCGACCCGGACGCCGAGGGCGACGGGAGCGCCGGGTCGGGCGACGGCGCCGTCTCCATCGCCGACCTCGCGCGCGAGCTCGGTCGCGCGAACGCCGCGGTCAACGAGCGCGACGACGTGGCCGAGGACCCCGGCGTCGCCGCCGCGGCCTACGAGTGCGACGTGCCGGTCTACTGCCCGGCGGTACAGGACTCGGTCCTGGGGCTCCAGGCGTGGATGTACGCGCAGACGGCCGACTTCACGCTCGACGCCTTAGCCGACATGACGGAACTGACCGACCTCGCGTTCGAGGCCGACGACGCCGGCTGCCTGCTCGTCGGCGGCGGCGTCCCGAAGAACTTCACCCTCCAGACGATGCTCGTCACGCCGCGCGCGTACGACTACGCGGTGCAGATCACGATGGACCCGGAGGCGACCGGCGGCCTCTCAGGCGCTACCCTCGAGGAGGCTCGGTCGTGGGGGAAGCTGGAGAAGGACGCGCGCAACGCCTCCGTCTACGGCGACGCGACCGTCATGCTGCCGATGCTGATCGCGGCCGCTCGCGAACGCGTGGAGTAGTCCAGATCACTCGTAATTACATGCAATTAGATTTTTGTGCCGGGAGCTACTGGTCCGACGCAATGAGCGACTACACCACCATCTCGCTGCGGAAGGAGTTCGTCGCGGACGTCGAGGAGTACATCGAAGACGAGCCGTTCGGCTCGGTGAAGGAGTTCGTGAAGCACGTCGTCGTCCAGGAGATGGAGTCGGACGACGAGATCAGCGAGGCGGAGGCCCGCCGTATCGGCCAGCGGCTTCGGGACTTGGGGTACGTCGACTGATGAGCGTCGCCGACGGCGCCCCGATCGACCTGCCCGAGCGCGTGGACAGGGCCGACGCGATCCTCGCCGGTATGCCGCTGCTGTTCGTCGGCGGGTACGGCGCCGCGGCGGCGGTGGTCGAGGGGTGGGTGGTCCCCGTCGCCACCGCCGCGCTGGCGTGCGCGCTGCTGATGCTCGACGGGCTGGTCCGGAACCCGCCGCGCGCTCGGTGAGAGGGACGGCGACGCCGGCGCGTCAGTCCTCCCGCTCCTCCAGTCCGACCGCCTCGGCCAGCAGCGCGTGCGACTCCAGCGCGTCGTCGTGGTCGGGGACCGCGTGCTGGATCATCACCTCGTCGACGCCGACGCGGTCGGCGAGCTGCTCGAGCAGCCCGGCGATCGTCTCCGGACCCCCGGAGATCGACCGCGGCCACTCCCCGTCGTCGAGCGTCGCGGGCGTCGGCTCCGGAACCCCGCCGAGTTCGTCGATCGCCTCCGCGACGCTCGGCGTCGAGTCGCCGAGGTCTCCCCGTTGCATCCGCCGGAAGGTCGCCTCCGCGGGGGCGCGACGGCGTGCGGCGGCCGCGTCGCTCTCGGCAGCGACCGCGTTGACCGCGATCATCCCCGTCGGCTCGTCGGGGCCAATGGGGAGCGCGCCGGGCTCGAACGCGTCGCGGTAGGCCGCGAAGGCGCGCTCCGCGAACCCGGGGCGGATGAATCCGGCGAAGCAGTACCGGAGCCCGAGCTTGCCGGCGATCTCCCCGCTCGCCGGGCTCGACCCGAGCACCCACGGGACCGGGGGACCGTCCCCGGAGCGCGGGACGCCGAGGTCGGCGTACTCGTGCTCGTCCGGGTAGTCGTCGTAGAGGTGGCTCACGAGCGCGCGGATCCGCTCTGCGTGGTCCTCGTTCGGGTTCTCGACGCGGCGGCTCGTCCCGAGCGCGCGGTCGGCGGCCGGCGGACCGTTCGCCCGGCCGACGCCGACGTCGACCCGCCCCGGCGCGAGCCCGTCGAGCGTCCCGAACGCCTCGGCGACCTTGAACGGGCTGTAGCGGTTGAGCAGGACGGCCCCGCTGCCGATGCGGATGTCGTCGGTCGCGCCCGCCAGCCGGCCGAGGAGCACCTCCGGGGTCGTCCCCGCGAGGCGGTCGGTCCGGCCGTGGTGCTCGGCGACCCAGAAGCGCGAGTACCCCAGTCGCTCCGCCTGCTCGGCGGCCGCGACCGTGTTCGCGAAGGCGTCGGCGGCGGTCCCGTCTTCCGGGACCGGCGAGAGGTCGACGACGGAGAGGTCCATGCCCGGGCTCGGCGACCGCCGGTAGTAAGGGTTCGGCCGGCGGCGGAATCGTGGGGTTCAGCCGGCGGCGGAATCGTGGGGTTCGAGGGGTCCGCCGCGACCGGACCCGACGCTACGGGAGTCGAGCGGAAACGAGAGATCGAGAAAGCGTCGTCGTCAGTGGTCGCCGGTCTTCGACTGCCACGCGTAGTCGCGGCGCTTCGCGGACTTGCCGAAGCCGCAGGAGGAGCAGCGCTCCTTCTTGACGTGGTAGGACTTCTCGCCGCAGCGGCGGCACTTCACGTGAACCGTCTTGTTCTTCTTCCCCTGAGAGGGCGTTCCGGAGCCGGTCATGCTTTGATGGTGACGACGTTATCGCCGCGTATAATCGTTGTGTCTTCGATCGCGACGGCGAACTCGCCATCGAGGTCGCCGTCGACGCGGTCGTCAACGTCGGCCTCCGGTTCGATGACGACGTTCATGTGTTGGTCGTAGCCGGATAAGATTCCGTAGTAGGTCGTCCCGTCCTTCAGGTGTACCGTCACCGGCTCCTCGAGCGACGCTTCGAGCACGTCGAGGGGTCGTCCACTCATTGTACGTATCGCCGCCCGTCGCGGTAATAAAAATACCGGGACACGAAGGGACCGGTTGGGTGAAAGTCCGTTCTCGCGCGGCGAGACGGTCTGGTACCGCCGTGTTACCGGTCGGCGCGGGCGCGACCGAACCCCGGTGTTTTTAACACGGGCTCCTGTATCTCGGGACACCACACTCCCGCGGGACACGGTGAGCCGACGTCGGCTCGGCCGTAGCGGGGCCTCAACGACGCGCGGTCGGACGAAGCGCTGACGGCTCCTTGCGGGGTTTCAGTGATGGACGCCGTTCAGGCGTTCGATATACACAAACCATGGAAATCGAAATTGCGACACTCGGCGGTTACGAAGAGGTCGGTCGACAGATGACGGCGGTCCGCGCGGGCGACGACATCGTCATCTTCGACATGGGCCTGAACCTCAGTAAGGTCCTCATCCACGACAACGTGGAGACCGAGAGCATGCACAGCCTCGACCTGATCGACATGGGCGCGATCCCGGACGACCGCGTCATGAGCGAGCTGGAGGGCGACGTCCAGGCGATCGTCCCCACCCACGGCCACCTCGACCACATCGCGGGCATTCCGAAGCTCGCCCACCGGTACGACGCCCCGATCGTCGGCTCCCCGTACACGATCGAGCTGGTCAAACAGCAGATCGCCGACGAGGGGAAGTTCCAAGTCGACAACGACCTCGTGAAGATGAAGGCGGGCGGCACGATGGCGATCGGTGACTCCGAGCAGGTCGAGATGGAGTTCGTCAACGTCACCCACTCGATCATCGACGCGATCAACCCGGTCCTCCACACCCCCGAGGGTGCGATCGTCTACGGCCTCGACAAGCGCCTGGACCACACCCCCGTCATCGGCGACCCGATCGACATGGACCGGTTCCGCGAGATCGGCCGCCAGGACGAGGGCGTCCTCTGTTACATCGAGGACTGCACGAACGCCGGCCGGAAGGGC comes from the Halorubrum depositum genome and includes:
- a CDS encoding NAD-binding protein, with protein sequence MELTRDWVTVRASIALTFAVAVLSILAGLAQIGGLGVDGPLAPLVPDVVRQTVGFTGTITGFAMLGSGFALKNGYRVGWHSTAILLPLTAIQGLMQASVLSFPLVALSVLSVPPLVYNRGRFDRRFSPSPTQLAAGAALVTAVSYGTVGTYALRDQFNGVETIVDAFYFTVVTASTVGYGDVTPQAGASADIAQLFVLSSLVMNVAAFAVALGVLLTPAIEAQLSKALGKMTDRQIDLLDDHVLVLGYGDLTEPILEELSERDGVDYAVVTPDETAARRLADREIPVYTADPSDVEPLERVNLDGARAVVVATEDDARDALAILTARQLNPDVRIVAAVTQRENVDKLRRAGADQVISPSTLGGHILIDCAFGADSRDATEGILDDVDLDD
- a CDS encoding potassium channel family protein, with the protein product MSLPVEIVFGIYLGIITGILPALVSGVLGFVFKYVTGVTIPGLGVVVLALAIAGINGGLLALNDETIRSSERAPAILTAIVVILMISLYAHAQGDKLGATVPKRLSLQQLRDRTLSTDVVELVGGRGRVTVDVAGEVNDMEGYPPLPAETRRAIVDGEWTFPADLPLVELEDRFAERLRTELDLADVAVRIDERANATVAAAPPTGALSKRVPQGKRAVSVPALVPTGIARGDVVRVLASDLSVDGTVLAARTSGKPEPGASKSATDPGEAGGDPLGTERTDAEPRGDGDPRTDGGEAPAAPPAASAPTTTGGEGRVTVAVDRSEASALLRAGRGRVLVLSRGTRREYELTTLLRRAGKRFRKVSVVPGGPLDGHTIGEVGVREAYDVAVLAARHDSWTIAPSGSQPLSAEDELFVVGSRDALNRFAEVAR
- a CDS encoding deoxyhypusine synthase — its product is MSDGDGHDESDGHDGEHGDDPHREEFHENPVGHTRATADMTVGELVEGYGDAGIGAASVNEAGDVLAEMFANEDCTVFLSLAGAMVPAGMRRIVSDLIRDGYVDALVTTGANLTHDSIEAIGGKHHHGRTHDPEKSLREHDEGLRDEGVDRIYNVYLPQEHFAAFEGHLREEVFPALEADPDAEGDGSAGSGDGAVSIADLARELGRANAAVNERDDVAEDPGVAAAAYECDVPVYCPAVQDSVLGLQAWMYAQTADFTLDALADMTELTDLAFEADDAGCLLVGGGVPKNFTLQTMLVTPRAYDYAVQITMDPEATGGLSGATLEEARSWGKLEKDARNASVYGDATVMLPMLIAAARERVE
- a CDS encoding LSM domain-containing protein codes for the protein MSGRPLDVLEASLEEPVTVHLKDGTTYYGILSGYDQHMNVVIEPEADVDDRVDGDLDGEFAVAIEDTTIIRGDNVVTIKA
- a CDS encoding helix-turn-helix domain-containing protein; the protein is MIETHTAAPALPPELQSPRAKLVYLYLTTNGDATVSEMGDSLGMKKISLYSILKTLKREGMVDSDGDTYELN
- a CDS encoding ubiquitin-like small modifier protein 1, giving the protein MEWKLFADLAETAGGRNVEVEASPGDTVGDALDALLDAHPALRDRVLEDGAVADHINVLRNGRSVRHDEGLETTLEEGDELALFPPVSGGSVGR
- a CDS encoding uracil-DNA glycosylase, with product MDANQQELRNPFGMDTACENCPELCDARERVVHGYGDVGAEFLVVGTGPTAAAEANGVPFTGSGSGERVQSIFADLGFVRSAPDAAEPDVQNVFFTSLTRCRHPEREPTDREVDTCEPFLNAEIRMINPQIIVPVGDRPLRELAVEYTTRRPDSFDVDAEHATTIRGRGFELVPMKEPTEMTDAEADAFREHMRESVLNRDYRQTKGRQSR
- a CDS encoding 50S ribosomal protein L37e; its protein translation is MTGSGTPSQGKKNKTVHVKCRRCGEKSYHVKKERCSSCGFGKSAKRRDYAWQSKTGDH
- a CDS encoding MsnO8 family LLM class oxidoreductase, with product MDLSVVDLSPVPEDGTAADAFANTVAAAEQAERLGYSRFWVAEHHGRTDRLAGTTPEVLLGRLAGATDDIRIGSGAVLLNRYSPFKVAEAFGTLDGLAPGRVDVGVGRANGPPAADRALGTSRRVENPNEDHAERIRALVSHLYDDYPDEHEYADLGVPRSGDGPPVPWVLGSSPASGEIAGKLGLRYCFAGFIRPGFAERAFAAYRDAFEPGALPIGPDEPTGMIAVNAVAAESDAAAARRRAPAEATFRRMQRGDLGDSTPSVAEAIDELGGVPEPTPATLDDGEWPRSISGGPETIAGLLEQLADRVGVDEVMIQHAVPDHDDALESHALLAEAVGLEERED
- a CDS encoding cation:proton antiporter regulatory subunit — translated: MASAVAVAPPVDVGFARPRQAAVTLVTFAVLSILVAGAAALTYRWYFRDEIPEGVTVLLGVSVVALYLNTTSLGAIAAGESPSLLEPESVFFNVVSLGVAAVFAPGGRYVGDRLAVDVFALSGARQLEGELSGIVRAVGRFTAVTLPSAEEIKDMDTYDPVSPEKKAEMAEKTLLFARKLSGEELRERLVERVKSDHGVGYVDVDVTDDGEIEYFAVGSRAAGLGPTLAPGSAAVAVAADPPNNATAGDAVQLWRTDPEPKRIATGELRGVAGDAATVALDESDAEGLTEEESYRIVTLPSEPQADREFASLLRNADETMAAITVGAGSALAGSTVGDVEVVVAAVRPENGSVQPIPRRGYAFGAGDLVYLVGRPDALRRFEADAGGERADPSSVTPTAGSASGREGVEPSEEAPETEPSAGDTETEPDDGDRTDTESEAGEGTQRS